The region AGTCGACGGCAGGCGTGGTGGAAAACGCGTTGATGCGGCCATTGCGCGACAGCGGCTCTTCATAACCCTCCACCACTTGCCCGATGCCGCCGTCGAAGGTCAGCGCATTGTGCGACTTCGACTGGCGGTACCAGGAATTCCACAGCGGCGAATCGTACCAGTCGTACCAGCCGGTTTCCGTCAGCAGCGGCACGCCGCCGCTGAACAGCACGAAACCGTTCTGGTCGCCATGGCTGTGATTGAAGGAACCGTAAGGGCTGGCCTTGAAGTACAGCGAGGTGCGGCCACTGTCGGCCAGGTTGCTGTGCATGGCGGTCCAGCCGATGCTCGGATAGTAGGCGGCATTGGCCGGCGGCGTGGCGGCCGCGGCGGCAACGGTCGCGACCGGCATCGGATACGGCGCCTGCAAGGTAGCCAGCACGTCGTCCGGACGGGTCAGGTTTTTCACATACCAGGCCGCCTGCGGCGTGGCGTAGCGCGAGGCGAAGCCCTTCATGAAACGGTATTCGGGCGCCGTCTCGTGGCCGTCGCCAAACACGTGGGTCTGCTGGCCGGGCGGCACGAAATGCATCAGGAACTGCGCGTAGCCGCGCGACCAGGGCTTGTCGAACATGTTGACGCCGGTCGCCTGCGCCAGCGCGGGCCAGATCTGCAGCGCGAAGTCGGCTTCGTATTCCGCATACGCGGTACCGTTGGCAAAGCCGCCCTCCGGGCCGCTCCAGACGCTGAACGAGCTGACGAAGGCGCGGAACGAGAAATCGAACCAGTCGGCCGCGGCGGGAATATCGCCCAGCGCCAGGGTCGAGGTCAGGGTCAGGTAAGCCATGCTGGTGGCCGCGTGCGAATCGTAGGGCAGCTGGTCGAGACGGCCGCCGCCGGCCGACAGGTCGGCGTACAGCGCGCTGGTGCGCGCCGCCACCACCGACAGCCACTTGTCGCGGCGCGTGGTGTCGCCATTGACCACCAGCGCGCCGGCCAGCATGTCGATCGCTTTCATCAGGCTTTGCGCGATCACGCGGCTGCCCATGTCCTGGTTGGCAAAACTGGTCGGACCGTTCACGTCCAGCGCGGCGAACTGGTCGCCGCGGCGGATCGCTTCATCGAGGTAGGCTTGCTGGCCGGTCAGGCGGTACAAGGTCGCCGCACCCTCCAGCTGGCGCGCATTCGGATTGACGCGCTGCATGATGTTCGATTGCTGCGCCACCAGCGCCGCCGTGCGGATCTTGCTTCCCGGCAGCGGCCACTCGCTGTCGGACACGGTTTTCAGCGACGAGACGTAGTAGTTCACTTCGTTCGTCAGGCCCGTCAGCGCCTGCTGGCGGTCGGCGCGCATGGCGGCGCTCCATGACGAGAAAGGCTTCAGGCCGCTGGGCAGCGCGCGCGGGCGCGCCTTGCGCGTGACGGCATTGCGCAGCGCCAGGTTTTCAGCCACCTCGAACAACTGCGAGTTACTGGCAATCACGAAGCTGCGCGGGGTCGACCACTCCTGCGAGGTCGATGGCCGCACGCGCCAGGTATAGTTACCAACAGGCAATGCTCGCGGTGGCAAATACCAGTTGCGGGTGCTCTTGAAAGTACGGTTCAGCACGCCATTCAGATACACTTGGACCACGT is a window of Janthinobacterium sp. J1-1 DNA encoding:
- a CDS encoding heparinase II/III family protein, with the translated sequence MKSSNRPLLRSALLLLLPLCGAARADWVQATDPLAIRPLPDNMQTQAQNPPTFSWSRHPSAPPEYVVQVYLNGVLNRTFKSTRNWYLPPRALPVGNYTWRVRPSTSQEWSTPRSFVIASNSQLFEVAENLALRNAVTRKARPRALPSGLKPFSSWSAAMRADRQQALTGLTNEVNYYVSSLKTVSDSEWPLPGSKIRTAALVAQQSNIMQRVNPNARQLEGAATLYRLTGQQAYLDEAIRRGDQFAALDVNGPTSFANQDMGSRVIAQSLMKAIDMLAGALVVNGDTTRRDKWLSVVAARTSALYADLSAGGGRLDQLPYDSHAATSMAYLTLTSTLALGDIPAAADWFDFSFRAFVSSFSVWSGPEGGFANGTAYAEYEADFALQIWPALAQATGVNMFDKPWSRGYAQFLMHFVPPGQQTHVFGDGHETAPEYRFMKGFASRYATPQAAWYVKNLTRPDDVLATLQAPYPMPVATVAAAAATPPANAAYYPSIGWTAMHSNLADSGRTSLYFKASPYGSFNHSHGDQNGFVLFSGGVPLLTETGWYDWYDSPLWNSWYRQSKSHNALTFDGGIGQVVEGYEEPLSRNGRINAFSTTPAVDYVEGDATPAYAGLLKSATRKIWYVRGTDTAVILDQYASATPRVFEWNFHGYAPIDADAAGNISITNQGRKVCLVPLATSDQRFERRVGPPPQSGTYEDHGVFVKAAAATSGEFLTVLDVGCKGTAVRLDTSGGLRKVVVGTQTLTLPLPK